One Salvelinus sp. IW2-2015 linkage group LG35, ASM291031v2, whole genome shotgun sequence DNA segment encodes these proteins:
- the LOC111958765 gene encoding glyceraldehyde-3-phosphate dehydrogenase isoform X1: protein MLVSRVCYKFGNLYSQFAQTLQHLPSRFTTTTQSTATMSDLCVGINGFGRIGRLVLRACLQKGIKVVAINDPFIDLQYMVYMFKYDSTHGRYKGEVSMEDGKLIVDDHSISVFQCMKPHEIPWGKAGADYVVESTGVFLSIDKASSHIQGGAKRVVVSAPSPDAPMFVMGVNEDKYDPSSMTIVSNASCTTNCLAPLAKVIHDNFGIEEALMTTVHAYTATQKTVDGPSAKAWRDGRGAHQNIIPASTGAAKAVGKVIPELNGKLTGMAFRVPVADVSVVDLTCRLSRPGSYAEIKAAVKKAAEGPMKGYLGYTEDSVVSSDFIGDTHSSIFDAGAGISLNDNFVKLISWYDNEFGYSHRVADLLLYMHSKE from the exons GTTCACCACTACAACCCAATCAACAGCAACTATGTCAGACCTCTGTGTTGGAATCAACGG atTTGGCCGTATTGGCCGCCTGGTCCTCAGGGCCTGCCTGCAGAAGGGAATCAAAGTTGTTGCCATCAACGATCCCTTCATCGACCTGCAGTACATG GTTTACATGTTCAAGTATGACTCCACCCACGGCCGTTACAAAGGTGAGGTGAGCATGGAGGACGGGAAGCTGATTGTGGACGACCACTCCATCTCCGTATTCCAGTG TATGAAGCCCCATGAGATCCCATGGGGTAAAGCCGGTGCCGACTACGTCGTTGAATCCACCGGAGTCTTCCTCAGCATTGACAAGGCCTCT TCCCACATCCAGGGTGGTGCCAAGCGGGTGGTTGTGTCTGCCCCCTCCCCCGACGCCCCCATGTTCGTCATGGGAGTCAACGAGGACAAGTATGACCCCTCCAGCATGACCATCGTCAG CAATGCATCCTGCACCACTAACTGCCTGGCCCCCCTGGCTAAGGTCATCCACGACAACTTCGGCATCGAGGAGGCCCTCATG ACCACAGTCCACGCCTACACCGCCACCCAGAAGACGGTGGACGGCCCCTCTGCCAAGGCATGGCGCGATGGCCGTGGTGCCCACCAGAACATCATCCCTGCCTCCACCGGAGCTGCCAAGGCTGTGGGCAAGGTCATCCCTGAGCTCAACGG caAGCTGACTGGCATGGCCTTCCGTGTGCCCGTGGCTGACGTGTCAGTGGTGGACCTAACCTGCCGCCTGTCCCGGCCCGGCAGCTACGCTGAGATCAAGGCGGCTGTCAAGAAGGCCGCCGAAGGACCCATGAAGGGATATCTGGGATACACTGAGGACTCT GTTGTGTCTTCGGACTTCATTGGAGACACCCACTCCTCCATCTTTGATGCTGGCGCCGGTATCTCCCTCAACGACAACTTTGTCAAACTCATTTCCTG GTATGACAACGAGTTCGGCTACAGCCACCGCGTCGCTGACCTGTTGCTGTACATGCATTCTAAGGAGTAA
- the LOC111958765 gene encoding glyceraldehyde-3-phosphate dehydrogenase isoform X2, translated as MSDLCVGINGFGRIGRLVLRACLQKGIKVVAINDPFIDLQYMVYMFKYDSTHGRYKGEVSMEDGKLIVDDHSISVFQCMKPHEIPWGKAGADYVVESTGVFLSIDKASSHIQGGAKRVVVSAPSPDAPMFVMGVNEDKYDPSSMTIVSNASCTTNCLAPLAKVIHDNFGIEEALMTTVHAYTATQKTVDGPSAKAWRDGRGAHQNIIPASTGAAKAVGKVIPELNGKLTGMAFRVPVADVSVVDLTCRLSRPGSYAEIKAAVKKAAEGPMKGYLGYTEDSVVSSDFIGDTHSSIFDAGAGISLNDNFVKLISWYDNEFGYSHRVADLLLYMHSKE; from the exons ATGTCAGACCTCTGTGTTGGAATCAACGG atTTGGCCGTATTGGCCGCCTGGTCCTCAGGGCCTGCCTGCAGAAGGGAATCAAAGTTGTTGCCATCAACGATCCCTTCATCGACCTGCAGTACATG GTTTACATGTTCAAGTATGACTCCACCCACGGCCGTTACAAAGGTGAGGTGAGCATGGAGGACGGGAAGCTGATTGTGGACGACCACTCCATCTCCGTATTCCAGTG TATGAAGCCCCATGAGATCCCATGGGGTAAAGCCGGTGCCGACTACGTCGTTGAATCCACCGGAGTCTTCCTCAGCATTGACAAGGCCTCT TCCCACATCCAGGGTGGTGCCAAGCGGGTGGTTGTGTCTGCCCCCTCCCCCGACGCCCCCATGTTCGTCATGGGAGTCAACGAGGACAAGTATGACCCCTCCAGCATGACCATCGTCAG CAATGCATCCTGCACCACTAACTGCCTGGCCCCCCTGGCTAAGGTCATCCACGACAACTTCGGCATCGAGGAGGCCCTCATG ACCACAGTCCACGCCTACACCGCCACCCAGAAGACGGTGGACGGCCCCTCTGCCAAGGCATGGCGCGATGGCCGTGGTGCCCACCAGAACATCATCCCTGCCTCCACCGGAGCTGCCAAGGCTGTGGGCAAGGTCATCCCTGAGCTCAACGG caAGCTGACTGGCATGGCCTTCCGTGTGCCCGTGGCTGACGTGTCAGTGGTGGACCTAACCTGCCGCCTGTCCCGGCCCGGCAGCTACGCTGAGATCAAGGCGGCTGTCAAGAAGGCCGCCGAAGGACCCATGAAGGGATATCTGGGATACACTGAGGACTCT GTTGTGTCTTCGGACTTCATTGGAGACACCCACTCCTCCATCTTTGATGCTGGCGCCGGTATCTCCCTCAACGACAACTTTGTCAAACTCATTTCCTG GTATGACAACGAGTTCGGCTACAGCCACCGCGTCGCTGACCTGTTGCTGTACATGCATTCTAAGGAGTAA
- the LOC111958766 gene encoding BOS complex subunit TMEM147 codes for MTLFHFGNCLALAYFPYFITYKCSGLSEYNAFWRCVQAGATYLFVQLCKMLFLATFFPTWEGGAGVYDFVGEFMKATVDLADLLGLHLVMSRNAGKGEYKIMVAAMGWATAELVMSRCIPLWVGARGIEFDWKYIQMSFDSNISLVHYIAMAAVVWMFTRYDLPKSFRLPVTVLLGLCVYKAFLMELFVHVFLLGSWTALLVKAVLTGSISLCSLFLFVTLVHSN; via the exons ATGACGCTATTTCATTTCGGAAATTGCTTGGCCTTGGCTTATTTCCCCTACTTTATCACCTACAAGTGCAGTGGACT ATCAGAATACAATGCATTCTGGAGATGTGTTCAAGCAGGAGCTACCTACCTATTTGTGCAGCTATGCAAG ATGCTATTTCTAGCCACATTCTTCCCCACATGGGAGGGAGGAGCTGGTGTGTATGACTTTGTTGGTGAATTTATGAAGGCCACGGTGGACCTAGCTGACCTTCTGGGCCTGCATCTGGTCATGTCCAGAAATGCAGGGAAGGGAGAGTACAAGATCATGGTGGCAGCGATGGGATGGGCCACAGCAGAGCTTGTTATGTCAAG GTGTATACCTCTATGGGTGGGTGccagaggcattgagtttgactGGAAGTACATACAGATGAGCTTCGACTCCAACATCAGCCTG GTGCACTATATTGCCATGGCAGCAGTGGTGTGGATGTTCACGCGGTACGACCTCCCGAAGAGCTTCCGTCTGCCTGTGACTGTACTGCTAGGGCTGTGTGTATACAAGGCCTTCCTCATGGA GTTGTTTGTCCACGTGTTCCTGCTGGGGAGCTGGACAGCCCTCCTGGTGAAGGCGGTGCTCACTGGATccatctccctctgttctctcttcctcttcgtcACACTGGTGCACAGCAACTGA
- the LOC111959133 gene encoding sulfotransferase 2B1 isoform X2 encodes MASDRYFLHHGILLPTVVHNEESLKYANDFKVQDSDVFAITYPKSGTTWMQEIVPLVLNGGDLTPVQTIPNWDRVPWLEETXAALVLDRLPSPRAMVSHMPYHLMPPSFFPSKAKVIYVTRNPKDVMVSSFHFHKMASFLDDPGTFDEFLKKFLSGQVLFGKWTDHVKSWRNSDLGDRILYITYEEMVKDLRGVLERLSRFLGRDLSEETLDRVANHCCFSNMKLNAMSNYSLVPQEIMDSSKSTFLRKGVAGDWKNHFSPEQDSKFTAVLKEEMNGTNIKFPWDEE; translated from the exons ATGGCATCAGACAGGTACTTTCTTCACCATGGAATTTTGTTACCAACTGTGGTTCACAATGAGGAGAGTCTGAAATATGCCAATGATTTCAAAGTTCAGGACAGCGATGTATTTGCCATTACTTACCCCAAATCAG GCACCACATGGATGCAAGAGATTGTACCTTTAGTCCTAAATGGAGGAGACCTTACTCCAGTGCAAACTATTCCCAACTGGGACCGGGTTCCCTGGCTGGAGGAGACAKGAGCAGCCCTAGTTCTGGACCGTCTGCCCTCACCACGGGCAATGGTCTCTCATATGCCCTACCATCTCATGCCCCCCTCCTTCTTCCCCTCCAAAGCCAAG GTCATCTATGTTACCCGGAACCCAAAAGATGTTATGGTGTCATCATTTCACTTCCACAAGATGGCCAGTTTCCTGGATGACCCTGGGACTTTTGATGAGTTTCTAAARAAGTTTCTCTCTGGGCAAG TGTTGTTTGGGAAGTGGACAGACCATGTGAAAAGCTGGCGAAATTCAGATCTGGGAGATAGAATCCTATACATTACCTATGAAGAAATGGTCAAG GACCTGCGTGGAGTGCTGGAACGCCTCTCACGGTTCCTTGGTCGGGACCTAAGTGAAGAAACTCTGGATCGTGTAGCCAACCACTGCTGTTTCAGCAACATGAAGTTAAATGCAATGTCAAACTACTCCCTGGTGCCACAGGAGATCATGGATAGCAGCAAGTCCACCTTCCTTAGAAAAG GGGTTGCTGGAGACTGGAAAAATCATTTCAGTCCTGAGCAGGATTCCAAATTCACAGCGGTCCTAAAAGAGGAAATGAACGGAACAAACATAAAATTCCCATGGGATGAGGAGTGA
- the LOC111959133 gene encoding sulfotransferase 2B1 isoform X1, with product MANYENYSVYRGLLCPKETHSFESFKYAEEIKVEDEDIFTVTYPKSGTTWMQEIVPLVLNGGDLTPVQTIPNWDRVPWLEETXAALVLDRLPSPRAMVSHMPYHLMPPSFFPSKAKVIYVTRNPKDVMVSSFHFHKMASFLDDPGTFDEFLKKFLSGQVLFGKWTDHVKSWRNSDLGDRILYITYEEMVKDLRGVLERLSRFLGRDLSEETLDRVANHCCFSNMKLNAMSNYSLVPQEIMDSSKSTFLRKGVAGDWKNHFSPEQDSKFTAVLKEEMNGTNIKFPWDEE from the exons ATGGCAAATTATGAAAATTATAGCGTTTATCGCGGACTTTTGTGTCCGAAAGAAACTCACTCTTTTGAAAGTTTTAAATACGCGGAGGAAATTAAAGTTGAAGATGAAGATATTTTCACAGTGACCTACCCAAAGTCTG GCACCACATGGATGCAAGAGATTGTACCTTTAGTCCTAAATGGAGGAGACCTTACTCCAGTGCAAACTATTCCCAACTGGGACCGGGTTCCCTGGCTGGAGGAGACAKGAGCAGCCCTAGTTCTGGACCGTCTGCCCTCACCACGGGCAATGGTCTCTCATATGCCCTACCATCTCATGCCCCCCTCCTTCTTCCCCTCCAAAGCCAAG GTCATCTATGTTACCCGGAACCCAAAAGATGTTATGGTGTCATCATTTCACTTCCACAAGATGGCCAGTTTCCTGGATGACCCTGGGACTTTTGATGAGTTTCTAAARAAGTTTCTCTCTGGGCAAG TGTTGTTTGGGAAGTGGACAGACCATGTGAAAAGCTGGCGAAATTCAGATCTGGGAGATAGAATCCTATACATTACCTATGAAGAAATGGTCAAG GACCTGCGTGGAGTGCTGGAACGCCTCTCACGGTTCCTTGGTCGGGACCTAAGTGAAGAAACTCTGGATCGTGTAGCCAACCACTGCTGTTTCAGCAACATGAAGTTAAATGCAATGTCAAACTACTCCCTGGTGCCACAGGAGATCATGGATAGCAGCAAGTCCACCTTCCTTAGAAAAG GGGTTGCTGGAGACTGGAAAAATCATTTCAGTCCTGAGCAGGATTCCAAATTCACAGCGGTCCTAAAAGAGGAAATGAACGGAACAAACATAAAATTCCCATGGGATGAGGAGTGA